A DNA window from Bacteroides cellulosilyticus contains the following coding sequences:
- a CDS encoding DUF6364 family protein, producing the protein MTTNLTIELDNNLLESLNQYAKSRGRTVSEILEGQLRKLVQIQSKRKTTPVSTKLRGVVKLPKDFDYKKEMEERYKKSIVF; encoded by the coding sequence ATGACAACGAATTTAACAATAGAGTTAGACAATAACTTATTGGAAAGCCTTAACCAATACGCTAAAAGCAGAGGAAGAACTGTATCTGAAATATTAGAGGGACAGTTGCGCAAATTGGTGCAGATTCAATCAAAGAGAAAAACAACTCCGGTTTCTACTAAACTACGTGGAGTTGTAAAGTTGCCTAAGGATTTTGACTATAAAAAGGAGATGGAAGAAAGATATAAGAAAAGCATTGTATTCTGA
- a CDS encoding DegT/DnrJ/EryC1/StrS family aminotransferase: MDKRIYLCLAHMSGKEQAFIKEAFDTNWVVPLGPNVNAFEEELKHFVGQDKEVVALSAGTAAIHLGLIQLGVGVGDEVICQSFTFCASANPVAYQGATPVFIDSEEDTWNMDPALLEEAIKDRIAKTGKKPKAILPVHLYGMPARIDEICAIAAKYDISVLEDAAEALGSEFKGQKCGTFGTFGVLSFNGNKMITTSGGGALIVPDESTKKQTMFYATQAREPFPHYQHEKIGYNYRMSNICAGIGRGQMTVLDEHIAHHRHVHALYEKAFEGVDGITLKSNPDGRFNANYWLSTILIDPVKTGTNYDEVRRNLDEQGIETRPLWKPMHLQPVYAANPCYVNGVSERLFNMGLCIPAGPWVTDEDVAYIVEQIKGCC, encoded by the coding sequence ATGGACAAGAGAATTTATCTTTGCCTTGCTCACATGAGCGGCAAGGAGCAGGCTTTTATAAAGGAAGCTTTCGATACTAACTGGGTTGTTCCTTTGGGCCCCAACGTGAATGCTTTCGAAGAAGAACTGAAACATTTTGTAGGACAGGATAAGGAAGTTGTTGCTTTATCTGCGGGTACGGCAGCTATCCATCTGGGATTAATTCAATTAGGAGTTGGAGTCGGCGATGAGGTGATCTGCCAGTCATTCACTTTCTGTGCGTCAGCCAACCCTGTTGCTTATCAGGGGGCGACTCCTGTATTTATCGACAGTGAGGAGGATACCTGGAATATGGACCCTGCTTTGCTGGAGGAAGCCATCAAAGACAGAATCGCAAAGACAGGTAAGAAGCCGAAAGCTATTCTTCCTGTTCATCTTTACGGTATGCCTGCCAGGATTGATGAGATTTGCGCGATAGCCGCTAAATATGATATTTCAGTGCTGGAGGATGCTGCGGAAGCTTTGGGTTCTGAGTTTAAGGGACAGAAGTGCGGTACGTTCGGTACCTTTGGTGTGTTGTCTTTCAATGGTAATAAGATGATCACGACTTCGGGTGGCGGCGCTTTGATTGTTCCTGATGAAAGCACCAAGAAGCAGACTATGTTTTATGCTACGCAGGCTCGTGAACCTTTCCCTCATTACCAGCATGAAAAGATCGGTTACAATTATCGTATGAGTAATATTTGTGCCGGCATCGGTCGTGGTCAGATGACTGTATTGGATGAGCATATTGCGCATCACCGTCATGTGCATGCTCTTTACGAGAAGGCTTTTGAAGGTGTGGACGGTATTACTTTGAAATCTAATCCTGATGGTCGTTTCAACGCTAATTATTGGCTGTCTACTATTCTGATAGATCCTGTGAAGACCGGTACTAACTATGATGAGGTCCGCCGTAACCTGGATGAACAGGGAATTGAGACCCGTCCCTTGTGGAAACCTATGCATTTGCAGCCTGTCTATGCAGCTAATCCTTGTTATGTGAATGGTGTTTCTGAACGTTTGTTTAATATGGGTTTATGTATTCCTGCCGGTCCTTGGGTGACGGATGAAGATGTGGCTTATATTGTAGAACAGATAAAAGGCTGTTGCTAA
- a CDS encoding sugar transferase, producing MLLKSLFDRGGSFFGLIFLFPVLLVVALLICIKMPGGPVIFKQKRVGQHGKLFTMYKFRSMTVSHSGSSVSVKGESRITPLGAKLRKYKLDELPELWNVLIGDMSFVGPRPDVPGYADKLEGDDRRMLLLKPGITGPASLKYRNEEELLAEQEDPQWYNDKILFPDKVKINIEYLDHWSLGDDIKIIIYTIFGKGL from the coding sequence ATGTTATTAAAATCTCTTTTCGATCGTGGAGGTTCCTTCTTCGGTCTTATCTTTTTGTTTCCTGTTTTATTGGTTGTAGCCCTCTTGATTTGTATCAAGATGCCAGGTGGTCCTGTTATCTTCAAGCAGAAAAGGGTTGGACAACATGGTAAGTTGTTTACCATGTACAAATTCCGTTCTATGACCGTTAGTCATTCCGGTAGTTCTGTTTCAGTGAAAGGAGAGAGCCGTATCACTCCTTTGGGGGCGAAATTGCGGAAATATAAATTAGATGAATTGCCCGAATTATGGAATGTGCTGATAGGTGACATGAGTTTTGTCGGTCCCCGTCCGGATGTTCCGGGATATGCGGACAAACTGGAGGGTGACGATAGAAGAATGCTGCTGCTGAAACCGGGAATTACCGGACCAGCAAGTCTGAAATATAGGAATGAAGAAGAACTGTTGGCAGAGCAGGAAGATCCCCAATGGTATAATGACAAAATACTTTTTCCGGATAAAGTAAAAATAAATATAGAATATCTGGATCATTGGTCTTTGGGAGATGACATTAAAATCATTATTTATACAATATTTGGAAAAGGTTTGTAA
- a CDS encoding glycosyltransferase family 2 protein: MLSIICPIYNETKYIDVCIQSILLQDYPKEHLEVLFVDGMSQDGTRDIVGSYSKQYPFIRLLDNEKRIVPIAMNIGIKASKGDVIMRLDAHAQYPTNYFSALVKALKSLDADNVGAACRTDVLNKTAKTLAIKEVLSNRFGVGNSTFRLGVDKVMEVDTVPFGCWKREIFDKYGFYDERLIRNQDIELNKRIVRGGGHIYIVPDTYCVYLARETFKGLAKNNFGNGKWNILTVYYTKQMKSLSIRHFVPLLFLLSLIIPLVMMLFYFSAVIISLISLLLYLISISVISLSLSLKKKLCFSYLMMAFVVLHLSYGWGSLNGIISVLKYGK, translated from the coding sequence ATGCTTTCTATTATTTGCCCTATTTATAATGAAACAAAATATATTGATGTGTGCATTCAATCTATTTTGCTTCAAGATTATCCTAAAGAACACTTGGAAGTGCTATTTGTGGATGGCATGAGCCAGGATGGTACTCGTGATATAGTGGGTAGCTATTCTAAGCAATATCCTTTTATCCGTTTGCTTGATAATGAAAAACGTATAGTGCCGATAGCTATGAATATTGGGATAAAAGCATCAAAGGGAGATGTTATCATGCGTTTAGATGCTCATGCACAATATCCAACAAACTATTTTTCGGCATTAGTGAAAGCGTTGAAATCTTTGGATGCCGATAATGTAGGGGCTGCTTGTCGGACGGATGTGCTTAATAAGACGGCTAAAACTTTAGCCATAAAAGAGGTGTTAAGTAATAGATTTGGCGTAGGAAATTCCACATTCCGTTTAGGGGTTGACAAGGTGATGGAAGTAGACACAGTTCCTTTTGGCTGTTGGAAAAGGGAGATTTTTGATAAATATGGTTTTTATGATGAACGTTTGATAAGAAATCAGGATATAGAACTGAACAAACGTATAGTACGTGGAGGAGGACATATTTATATTGTGCCTGATACGTATTGTGTTTATTTAGCTCGTGAGACATTCAAGGGGCTGGCGAAGAACAATTTTGGAAATGGAAAATGGAATATATTGACAGTGTACTATACAAAACAAATGAAATCCCTTTCAATAAGACATTTTGTACCGTTATTGTTTTTGTTGTCTTTGATTATTCCATTGGTTATGATGCTTTTCTATTTTTCGGCTGTAATTATTTCGTTAATCTCCTTATTATTGTACCTCATTTCGATTTCTGTAATCAGTTTATCATTGTCTTTGAAAAAAAAACTGTGTTTCAGTTATTTGATGATGGCTTTTGTTGTTTTGCATTTATCGTATGGGTGGGGATCTTTAAATGGTATAATTAGTGTATTGAAGTATGGAAAATAG
- a CDS encoding nucleotide sugar dehydrogenase, protein MDQIRIAVIGLGYVGLPLARLFSTKYKTVGFDMNRLRVDALMAGYDATLEVSDELLQDAIQNHGFICTTELEDIKDCNFYVVAVPTPVDVNNRPDLKPLWEASETVGKVISKGDIVVYESTVYPGVTEEECLPVVEKVSGLKFNVDFFAGYSPERINPGDKEHTVEKIKKVTSGSTPEITDIVDSIYNSVLVNGTHKAPSIKVAEASKIIENSQRDVNIAFMNELAKIFNAMEIDTNDVIEAAASKWNFIKLKPGLVGGHCISVDPYYLIQKAQVYGVLPRVMSAARRLNDGMGDYVANQVIKLMNKKGVLVKGAKILLLGITFKENCPDIRNTKIVDIYSTLSEYTQNIVVYDPWADSAKVNHEYGISLTEKSLEELRGGFDVVVLGVAHGAFKNEDIRSFLKNKDGVVYDVKGILDREIIDGRL, encoded by the coding sequence ATGGATCAGATTAGAATTGCCGTAATCGGCCTCGGTTACGTAGGGCTTCCTTTGGCCCGCCTTTTTTCGACGAAGTATAAAACAGTGGGTTTTGATATGAATCGGTTGCGTGTAGATGCTTTAATGGCAGGATACGATGCTACATTGGAGGTCTCAGATGAGTTGCTTCAAGATGCTATTCAAAATCATGGTTTTATCTGTACAACAGAGTTGGAAGATATTAAAGATTGCAATTTTTATGTTGTTGCAGTTCCCACTCCTGTAGATGTAAATAACCGTCCGGATTTGAAGCCGTTATGGGAAGCCAGTGAAACTGTTGGAAAAGTAATTTCAAAGGGGGATATTGTAGTTTATGAATCTACGGTTTATCCGGGGGTCACTGAGGAAGAGTGTTTGCCGGTTGTAGAAAAAGTCTCAGGTTTGAAATTTAACGTCGATTTTTTTGCTGGTTATTCTCCGGAACGCATTAATCCGGGAGATAAAGAACATACTGTAGAAAAGATTAAAAAAGTAACTTCTGGATCAACTCCTGAAATTACAGACATTGTGGATAGTATATATAATTCAGTTTTGGTGAACGGTACTCACAAGGCTCCAAGTATTAAAGTAGCAGAAGCCTCTAAAATTATTGAAAATTCTCAGCGAGATGTGAATATTGCCTTTATGAATGAATTGGCAAAAATATTCAATGCAATGGAAATTGATACAAATGATGTGATAGAAGCTGCTGCCTCTAAATGGAATTTTATAAAGCTGAAACCCGGACTAGTCGGAGGACATTGTATTAGTGTAGATCCATATTATTTGATACAGAAAGCACAAGTTTACGGTGTACTGCCACGAGTGATGTCTGCTGCCCGCCGATTGAATGACGGCATGGGGGATTATGTAGCCAATCAAGTGATTAAGCTGATGAATAAAAAAGGTGTTTTGGTAAAAGGGGCAAAAATTTTATTGTTAGGTATAACATTTAAAGAAAATTGTCCGGACATCCGTAATACAAAGATTGTGGATATTTATAGCACTCTGTCTGAATATACTCAAAACATTGTTGTATACGACCCGTGGGCGGATTCTGCTAAAGTTAACCATGAATATGGTATTTCTCTTACAGAAAAATCTTTGGAAGAGTTGCGTGGGGGATTTGACGTTGTTGTGTTGGGTGTAGCCCATGGTGCTTTTAAAAATGAAGACATTCGCTCTTTCTTGAAAAATAAGGATGGGGTAGTGTATGATGTAAAGGGCATTTTGGATAGAGAAATTATAGACGGAAGACTGTAA
- a CDS encoding acyltransferase — translation MKHRLLLLYSWLVKTVLFFFPDIPLIMRFRGFLYSLGMPSCGSNFQVAHNVILNSIEGLTVGNNVYLAMGNIIYAHGKAIIGNNVMFGPDCLLTTGNHTFGNGSYRYGASVEKEVRIKDGCWIAAHCVILPGSVLPARSILAAGAVLTKHLQEACEDAIYIGIPAKFVKKRI, via the coding sequence ATGAAGCATCGTTTACTGTTATTATATTCTTGGCTGGTTAAAACTGTGTTGTTTTTTTTTCCTGACATTCCGTTAATTATGAGATTTCGGGGATTCTTATATAGTTTAGGAATGCCTTCATGTGGAAGTAATTTTCAAGTAGCTCATAACGTAATATTGAATTCTATTGAAGGACTTACTGTTGGAAATAATGTCTATCTGGCAATGGGAAATATCATATATGCTCATGGGAAAGCTATTATTGGAAACAATGTAATGTTTGGTCCTGACTGTTTACTGACTACTGGAAATCATACTTTTGGGAATGGCTCATATCGTTACGGTGCATCTGTAGAGAAAGAAGTCAGAATTAAAGATGGCTGTTGGATTGCAGCTCATTGTGTAATATTACCAGGTTCCGTATTACCAGCACGCTCTATATTGGCTGCAGGTGCTGTATTAACAAAGCATTTGCAGGAAGCGTGTGAAGATGCTATTTATATAGGCATTCCTGCCAAGTTTGTAAAAAAAAGAATTTAA
- a CDS encoding CDP-glycerol glycerophosphotransferase family protein, translating into MKTLKLLETFLKMRSKRYLLNRLLEVVLGYPLYVFSFLCVRDRNKWLFGTNVGFVDNAKYLFIYTNEQKDKIRPIWITSSKDDVERIHKMGFEAYLKYSIKGLYHSLTAHVYVFTYHSKDINFFTSGNVCKINLWHGVGIKGGNGGKKDNNFASKKNSSYLTKILLPHMYEKNTLFLSTSDMMDKHFKQMFSLDDKVIFDAIYPRCYYMCKSKKEILSFIDKYEPKSMREMIAKLSNYDKVYLYMPTWRGNLNDDFIHEANFDFEKLNDILVKQNRLFILKLHPAVRILQNVNEKEYSNICFLDKRLDIYPLLPFVDILITDYSSIYYDFLLLDKGILLYPFDKQRFIENSNDLAFDYDEYTPGKRVYSMTDFLSVIASDDILEIDDKDKKRILHAFWGKSDKNRLDLLYDKIKTV; encoded by the coding sequence ATGAAGACATTAAAATTGTTGGAGACATTTCTGAAGATGCGTAGCAAACGATATCTCTTAAATCGATTGCTAGAAGTTGTATTAGGATACCCTTTATATGTTTTCTCCTTTTTGTGTGTTCGTGACAGAAATAAATGGCTATTTGGAACCAATGTCGGATTTGTAGATAACGCTAAATATTTATTTATATATACCAATGAACAGAAAGACAAAATTCGTCCCATTTGGATAACATCATCTAAAGATGATGTAGAAAGAATTCATAAAATGGGATTTGAGGCATATCTTAAGTATTCGATAAAAGGATTGTATCACTCATTAACAGCTCATGTTTATGTTTTTACATATCATTCTAAAGATATAAATTTTTTTACTTCTGGTAATGTGTGCAAGATTAACTTATGGCATGGTGTTGGAATTAAAGGGGGAAATGGAGGTAAAAAAGATAACAATTTTGCTTCGAAGAAGAATAGTAGTTATTTAACAAAAATACTTCTTCCGCATATGTATGAAAAGAATACTCTGTTTTTGTCTACCTCCGATATGATGGATAAGCATTTTAAGCAAATGTTTTCTTTGGATGATAAGGTTATTTTTGATGCAATCTATCCCCGTTGCTATTATATGTGTAAATCTAAGAAGGAAATTCTTTCATTTATTGATAAATATGAACCCAAATCAATGAGGGAAATGATTGCTAAACTGTCTAATTATGATAAAGTATATCTTTACATGCCGACTTGGCGAGGTAACTTGAATGATGATTTTATACATGAAGCTAATTTTGATTTTGAAAAGCTGAATGACATTTTAGTAAAGCAGAATAGATTATTTATATTGAAACTTCATCCTGCGGTAAGAATATTGCAGAATGTAAATGAAAAGGAGTATTCTAATATTTGTTTTTTAGATAAGAGATTAGATATTTATCCTCTTCTTCCTTTTGTTGATATTCTTATAACAGATTACTCATCTATATATTATGATTTCTTGTTATTAGACAAAGGTATTTTATTGTATCCATTTGATAAACAACGTTTCATAGAAAATAGTAATGATTTGGCTTTTGATTACGACGAATATACACCAGGAAAAAGAGTTTATTCTATGACAGATTTTTTATCTGTTATTGCATCAGATGATATTCTAGAAATTGATGATAAAGATAAAAAAAGGATATTGCATGCTTTTTGGGGTAAATCAGATAAAAACAGATTAGATCTCCTATATGATAAGATAAAGACTGTATGA
- a CDS encoding bifunctional cytidylyltransferase/SDR family oxidoreductase: protein MKNIAIILAGGIGSRLNAGIPKQFLKVAGLTVIEHTISTFQRHSLIDEIAIVANEAYHHKIGEYIVKNKFSKVKKILMSGAERHYSSLSAIKAYENDEECNLIFHDAVRPLISSQIIDRVIIALQDYEAIDVAIPSTDTIIQVDSDNTIMGIPLRRMLRRGQTPQGFRLNTIKTAYEKALKDPDFITTDDCGVVLKYLPETKICVVEGEDSNMKLTYKEDFYLIEKLFQLRMTNFQEHVLTNSEKEKLQGKVIVLFGASSGIGFDLMNLCRDCGAVVYGFSRSLNHVDVKDLDSVRSAFSLVAKEMNRIDYVVDTASVLYKEPLAHISYERIEEAIDINYKGMVHVAKEAYTYLEKSRGQLVFYTSSSYTRGRMNYSIYSSTKCATVNFVQALAEEWGSLGIRVNCVNPERTKTPMRTKNFGIEPEDTLLKSMDVAVVTAKLLVSDLTGQVIDVKLKSI, encoded by the coding sequence ATGAAGAATATAGCCATAATTTTAGCTGGTGGTATTGGTAGCCGTTTGAATGCAGGAATTCCAAAACAGTTTTTGAAAGTTGCAGGGCTCACTGTAATTGAACATACGATATCAACATTTCAACGTCATAGCCTTATTGATGAGATAGCCATTGTTGCTAATGAGGCGTATCATCATAAAATAGGGGAATATATTGTGAAAAACAAATTCTCTAAAGTGAAGAAGATTTTGATGAGTGGTGCGGAAAGACATTACTCTTCTTTATCTGCCATTAAAGCTTATGAAAATGATGAAGAATGTAATTTGATATTTCATGATGCAGTTCGTCCTTTAATAAGCTCTCAAATAATAGACCGGGTGATAATTGCTTTACAAGATTATGAAGCGATAGATGTTGCAATTCCCTCAACCGATACGATTATACAGGTTGATAGTGACAATACAATTATGGGAATTCCCCTCCGTCGGATGTTAAGACGAGGGCAGACTCCTCAAGGATTCCGTTTGAACACCATAAAAACCGCTTATGAGAAAGCTTTAAAAGATCCCGACTTCATCACTACAGACGATTGTGGTGTGGTGTTGAAGTATCTTCCTGAAACAAAAATATGTGTGGTAGAGGGGGAAGATAGCAATATGAAGTTGACTTATAAAGAGGATTTCTATTTGATAGAGAAGTTGTTCCAATTACGAATGACCAATTTTCAGGAGCATGTACTGACTAATTCTGAAAAAGAAAAATTGCAGGGAAAAGTAATTGTTCTTTTCGGTGCATCATCTGGTATAGGTTTTGACTTAATGAATCTGTGTCGGGATTGTGGAGCTGTTGTGTATGGTTTCAGCAGAAGTCTGAACCATGTAGATGTTAAAGATTTGGATAGTGTGCGTTCTGCTTTCTCTTTAGTTGCCAAAGAGATGAATAGGATAGATTATGTTGTTGATACAGCATCCGTTCTTTATAAAGAACCGTTGGCTCACATTAGTTATGAGCGGATAGAGGAGGCTATAGACATCAATTATAAGGGAATGGTACATGTGGCTAAAGAGGCGTATACCTATCTTGAAAAGAGTCGTGGGCAATTAGTATTCTATACTTCCAGTTCTTATACACGTGGTCGCATGAATTATAGTATCTATTCGTCTACGAAATGCGCCACTGTAAATTTTGTGCAGGCTTTAGCTGAAGAGTGGGGAAGTTTGGGAATTCGTGTGAATTGCGTGAATCCGGAGCGGACAAAGACTCCTATGCGTACCAAAAACTTTGGAATAGAACCTGAAGATACTTTGTTGAAATCAATGGATGTAGCAGTAGTAACAGCTAAACTCTTAGTCTCTGATTTAACCGGGCAAGTAATAGACGTAAAGCTAAAATCAATATAA
- a CDS encoding glycosyltransferase family 2 protein, translated as MNDILVSIIIVNYNTCPLTCACIDSIFQNVHSCKFEVILVDNASSDNSIIEIKRRYASSVKLVASDSNLGFGRANNLGVKHAFGQYLFLLNSDTVLRNDPFSYFFEFLHRRENIGALGAYLKDGNRVYTKSGGNFYSMSKYLMMGVKRFFFVPSNEEIPLSNDSCKVEYVIGADLFIRKELFEEIGMFNKHIFMYFEDVELCKRLHDAGYRSYLIPGPEIIHFVKSSSTSQFSRVYNTASLMYCIEKENSHLKFFLFQIAYFLLKIPLLLNIKNIRKEWEYISSIFKYKQYLVK; from the coding sequence ATGAATGATATATTAGTATCCATAATTATAGTAAATTATAATACATGTCCTTTGACGTGTGCGTGTATAGATTCAATTTTCCAAAATGTTCATTCTTGTAAGTTTGAGGTTATTTTGGTAGATAATGCTTCTTCGGATAATTCTATAATTGAAATAAAAAGAAGATACGCATCATCTGTTAAATTAGTAGCGAGTGATTCTAATTTAGGTTTTGGACGGGCCAATAATTTGGGAGTAAAGCATGCCTTTGGACAATATCTGTTTTTATTGAATTCAGATACGGTATTAAGGAATGACCCTTTCTCATATTTTTTTGAGTTTCTTCATAGAAGGGAAAATATAGGTGCATTGGGTGCTTATTTGAAAGATGGTAATAGGGTTTACACTAAAAGTGGTGGCAATTTTTATTCGATGAGCAAATATCTCATGATGGGAGTGAAAAGATTTTTTTTTGTTCCTTCCAATGAAGAAATCCCGTTATCGAATGATTCCTGCAAAGTAGAATACGTGATAGGAGCAGATTTATTTATCAGAAAAGAGCTGTTTGAAGAAATAGGTATGTTTAATAAACACATTTTTATGTATTTTGAAGATGTAGAGTTATGTAAACGTCTTCACGATGCTGGTTATCGTTCCTATCTTATTCCAGGACCTGAAATTATTCATTTTGTTAAATCTAGTTCTACATCCCAATTTTCACGAGTATACAATACCGCTTCTCTAATGTATTGTATAGAAAAGGAAAATAGCCATTTAAAATTTTTCCTTTTTCAGATAGCCTATTTCTTATTAAAGATTCCTCTGTTGCTGAATATTAAAAATATTAGAAAAGAATGGGAATATATTAGTAGCATATTTAAGTATAAACAATATTTGGTAAAATAA
- a CDS encoding O-antigen polymerase — translation MGILTFFFLFVLLLLIYNYVKDFFHPAVVTLLLWCILVLIYNVTDHELYDLSNRFYWALLLWIIPFSLSSILICKFDFAFAHCLSKKHNYCVNLLYPIMVVSLIVAIYGLYTKGLYYNGDNFFNGIRAAGVALLNGEEETFELPFYIRIPSTIASYSLIVFLALYDDKKKKKYYILFALLLVLFFVFRSNKSVIAQLIFSLLVVHCLGRKISFKNILIYLAGFVLLMFAAHLLRSKDSSEFDIVKFISVYLLSPLPGFDNILNNHYNYISSFNGEYTFRFFIPCLQLLGFDVEVNADSFNLHNWTYTPLPVNVYTIMFNFYVDYGFVGIFCFSTFLGTFFGVLYKYAKRNYQMFRVLYANFFYVLVFQFFSDNFFTFMGAVLSTIFFTLFMYLHISFRKTIIKKAINE, via the coding sequence ATGGGCATACTTACTTTTTTCTTTTTATTCGTTTTATTGCTGCTGATATATAATTATGTGAAAGATTTTTTTCACCCTGCAGTTGTTACTTTGTTATTATGGTGTATACTTGTATTGATATATAATGTTACAGACCATGAACTATATGATTTATCCAATCGATTTTATTGGGCATTGTTATTATGGATAATTCCATTTAGTTTATCGTCGATTCTTATTTGTAAGTTTGATTTTGCATTTGCACATTGTTTGTCAAAAAAGCATAATTATTGCGTAAACTTATTGTATCCAATTATGGTTGTTTCGCTTATTGTTGCAATATATGGATTATATACAAAAGGGCTATATTATAATGGAGATAATTTTTTTAATGGAATACGGGCTGCGGGAGTTGCTTTACTAAATGGAGAAGAAGAAACATTTGAATTACCGTTTTACATTCGTATTCCATCAACAATTGCAAGTTATTCGTTAATTGTTTTTTTAGCATTATACGATGACAAAAAGAAAAAAAAATACTATATTCTTTTTGCACTATTATTAGTGCTTTTCTTTGTTTTCCGAAGTAATAAATCAGTAATAGCTCAGTTGATATTTTCCTTATTGGTAGTTCATTGTTTAGGTAGAAAAATTTCTTTTAAGAATATACTTATATATCTAGCAGGATTCGTACTATTGATGTTTGCAGCTCATCTATTAAGAAGTAAGGATAGCTCTGAATTTGATATAGTGAAATTTATTTCGGTTTATTTATTGTCTCCTCTTCCTGGATTTGATAATATATTGAATAATCATTATAATTATATTTCCTCATTTAATGGAGAATATACTTTCCGCTTTTTTATTCCTTGCTTACAGTTATTAGGATTTGATGTAGAGGTAAATGCAGATTCATTCAATTTGCATAACTGGACTTATACTCCTTTGCCTGTAAATGTATATACCATTATGTTCAATTTCTATGTGGATTATGGTTTTGTTGGTATATTTTGTTTCTCTACTTTTTTGGGTACATTTTTTGGTGTTTTATATAAATATGCGAAACGTAATTATCAAATGTTTAGGGTTTTGTATGCTAATTTCTTTTATGTTTTAGTATTTCAGTTTTTTAGTGATAATTTCTTTACTTTTATGGGGGCCGTATTGTCTACTATATTTTTTACACTATTCATGTATCTGCATATATCTTTCCGTAAAACGATAATTAAAAAAGCGATTAATGAGTAA